The Oncorhynchus keta strain PuntledgeMale-10-30-2019 unplaced genomic scaffold, Oket_V2 Un_contig_17309_pilon_pilon, whole genome shotgun sequence genomic sequence AGGGAACAATTAACAACAGGATGATGGAACTAAACAGACAGACATTCATTATTTTATGATACATTACCTTTCCATGGAAACCACAGTAACCACAGAAAGAATTCCCCCCGCCCAAAACAACCTCCATGCCAATAAACTGCTGGCTCTCTTCAGTAGCGGTATTCAGGcagcatcccaaacggcaccctgttccctatttagtgcactactttcgataagggcccatagggctccggTCAAACATAGTGCATTATATAtcgggtgctatttgggatacagTTGAGTCATAATGAAAGATGTATGAAACATGGACTGTGTCTGCCACTGTGGCATGCATTGAGCAGTAGAGGCAATAGGGCCAGTAATGGAGTCTCCCTGTGGTATCATTTACTTTACATAGCTAATAATGGAGTCTCCCTGTGGTGTCATTTACCTTACATAGCTAATAATGGAGTCTCCCTGTGGTATCATTTACTTTACATAGCTAATAATGGAGTCTCCCTGTGGTGTCATTTACGTTACATAGCTAATAATGGAGTCTCCCTGTGGTATCATTTACTTTACATAGCTAATAATGGAGTCTCCCTGTGGTATTATTTACATAGCTAATAATGGAGTCTCCCCGTGGCATCATTTACTTTACATAGCTAATAATGGAGTCTCCCTGTGGTATTATTTACATAGCTAATAATGGAGTCTCCCCGTGCTATTATTTACATAGCTAATAATGGAGTCTCCCTGTGGTATCATTTTCTCTACATAGCTAATAATGGAGTCTCCCTGTGGTGTCATTTACGTTACATAGCTAATAATGGAGTCTCCCCGTGCTATCATTTTCTCTACATAGCTAATAATGGAGTCTCCCCGTGCTATCATTTTCTCTACATAGCTAATAATGGAGTCTCCCTGTGGTATTATTTACATAGCTAATAATGGAGTCTCCCCGTGGCATCATTTACTTTACATAGCTAATAATGGAGTCTCCCTGTGGTATTATTTACATAGCTAATAATGGAGTCTCCCCGTGCTATTATTTACATAGCTAATAATGGAGTCTCCCTGTGGTATCATTTTCTCTACATAGCTAATAATGGAGTCTCCCTGTGGTGTCATTTACGTTACATAGCTAATAATGGAGTCTCCCCGTGCTATCATTTTCTCTACATAGCTAATAATGGAGTCTCCCCGTGCTATCATTTTCTCTACATAGCTAATAATGGAGTCTCCCTGTGGTGTCATTTACGTTACATAGCTAATAATGGAGTCTCCCCGTGCTATCATTTTCTCTACATAGCTAATAATGGAGTCTCCCTGTGCTATCATTTTCTCTACATAGCTAATAATGGAGTCTCCCTGTGGTgtcattttacacacacacacacacacacacacacacacacacacacacacacacacacacacacacacacacacacacacacacacacacacacacacacacacacacacacacacacagtagcgaGTATGGTAAGCACGAGTCAGAAAGTCTGTAAGAAGCAGCAGTCCTATCAGTCCACTAAGCCCTGTTCTAAGTGTAGAACCATTTATACCACATAGAGCTGTCCTTGGTGGTTGGCAACCAGAGGAGTGGAGGTCTAATTATTATTGACTCTTTTCACGATCAACAATAATAATAGCAACAGCAAGTAAAGTAGGTGAAGCCCATGTTGTTGTCGGTGGTGGGTCCGTTCAACGTGATCGACCTTTTCCCACAATCCCTTTCACCGTTCAACAACAGTCCCAAGGGGAGTAACGAAAGTAACAAGGCTTCTTTAGGCCTGGGGTGAACACTTGACCTTTCCCATCTCCCCTTTCACACAGATTTCCTCCGCTTCCCGAAGACATTATTGATGAGTTTGGCCATGGACTTGGAGCCACTaggtctccgtctcctctccttggCCTTGCCCCCAAGGCTGGCATTGTGGACCATCTTCGAGAACATGAGGACCACTTCCTGGTAGTGTTCTGCTGCAGAGAGCTCGTAGAACTGGGTCTGGGACTCGGCTGCCAGGCGCTGGCCTTCCTCTCGACGCACCTCCCTCACGTGGCACAGGTCCTGCTTGTTACCCACCAGGAACACCAGAGTGTCTGCATCcctgatggagggggagagagagagagagagagagagagagagaaagacaggattagcaggaaataaaaatatatgagacacagtaaggACGGACATAACGAGTCCCTGGATGTAAGACAAGACAAACCAGGAGGACAGGTTGAGTAAACGGTAGTGACATTTAAAGACTACGGGACATCTGAAAATGACACCCTCTTCCATTTTACATGACACTATTTCTTACCAGAGGCATGTCAAAATGAGGTCAAGAAGCAGTCCAGAGTATTGCtctctttatagggaatagggtgcccctTTCAGATGTAACCTACGAGACTAAAACCTCGATGGAGAGTTGAGGGTATCGTCATTGTATGTGTCAGTGCTAAACTGTaggtctgttgttgttgttgtccaaaCTATTTTGCTGAGGCATTTACATTATGTAGTAACTTTGAATGCTGTGGGCGAAGACTCCCTCATTACCCAGAAGACCCTTACGAGAAATGTTCCGTCATTACCCAGAAGACCATTAGAGAGATGTTCCCTCATCCCTAGAAGACCATTAGACAGATGTTCCCTCATACCCAGAAGACCATTAGACAGATGTTCCCTCATACCCAGAAGACCATTAGACAGATGTTCCCTCATCCCTAGAAGAACATTAGACAGATGTTCCCTCATCCCTAGAAGACCATTAGACAGATGTTCCCTCATCCCCAGAAGACCATTAGACAGATGTTAAGACAGATGTTCCCCTCATGTTCCCTCATCCCAGAAGACCATTAGACAGATGTTCCCTCATCCCAGAAGACCATCCCCATTAGACCACTAGACAGATAGACAGTTTCCTCATCACCCAGACAGATGTTCCCTCACTAGACAGATGTTCCCTCATCCCCAGAAGACCATTAGACAGATGTTCCCTCATCCCCAGAAGACCACTAGACAGATGTTCCCTCATCCCCAGAAGACCACTAGACAGATGTTCCCTCATACCCAGAAGACCACTAGACAGATGTTCCCTCATCCCTAGAAGACCATTAGACAGATGTTTCCTCATCCCATTAGACAGATGTTCCCTCATCACCCAGAAGACCATTAGACAGATGTTTCCTCATCCCTAGAAGACCATTAGACAGATGTTCCCTCATCCCATTAGACAGATGTTCCCTCATCCCATTAGACAGATGTTCCCTCATCCCTAGAAGACCATTAGACAGATGTTCCCTCATCCCATTAGACAGATGTTTCCTCATCCCAGAAGACCATTAGACAGATGTTCCCTCATCCCATGAGACAGATGTTCCCTCATCCCATTAGACAGATGTTCCCTCATCCCATTAGACAGATGTTCCCTCATCCCATTAGACAGATGTTCCCTCATCCCATTAGACAGATGTTCCCTCATCCCATTAGACAGATGTTCCCTCATCCCATTAGACAGATGTTCCCTCATCCCATTAGACAGATGTTCCCTCATCCCCAGAAGACCATTAGACAGATGTTTCCTCATCCCCAGAAGACCATTAGACAGATGTTCCTCATCACCCAGAAGACCATTAGACAGATGTTCCCTCATCCCAGAAGACCATTAGACAGATGTTTCCTCATCCCTAGAAGACCATTAGACCGATGTTTCCTCATCCCTAGAAGACCATTAGACAGATGTTCCCTCATACCCAGAAGACCAGTAGTGAAAACATTCCAACAGCCATAATAGGGAGATGACATGAGACGCCTCAACAGCAATAGAATTCTCATAGTGACAGGAGAATTCAATAGCAGCTAGATATTTACTAGAGGATTGGTATGGGGGCAGAATGATGAGTTAGTGGTGTATTGGAATTACTACCAGCAAGAACTAAAGGCCATACAGACAATAGATCTTGGctctaaattaaaataaaaaaggtGCTGAATAATTGTCACAtggacattttattttatttatttattaacctttatttaaccaggcaagtcagaacatattcttattttcaatgacggcctgggaacaggggcagaacgacatatttgtaccttgtcagctcggtggtttgaactcgcaaccttccggttactagtccaacgctctaaccactaggctacgctgccgccccatgagCCAGAGAGTTGAATCTCTGTGGTAAAATCTACCAATGGGATTACTAACGATGTAACAGTTGTTGGGCAGTGTGGGCGGCTGTTAAACCCACATCTATTGATGCACAATGACAATAATAGGATGGAATGTCAGTCCCACTGACTCCACTCTCCCCCTACGCCAAGTGGATGGAAAGTCTATATCAGTGTGAGAGTCTACCTTTTGGTAGGTGAGGGGAACTGGAAGGTCTGTATCGGTGTGAGAGTCTACGTTTTGGTAGGTGACGGGAACTGGAAGGTCTGTATCAGCGTGAGAGTCTACCTTTTGGTAGGTGAGGGGAACTGGAAGGTCTGTATCGGTGTGAGAGTCTACCTTTTGGTAGGTGAGGGGAACTGGAAGGTCTGTATCGGTGTGAGAGTCTACCTTTTGGTAGGTGAGGGGAACTGGATGGACTGGACAGGTGAGGGGAACTGGATGGACTGGACAGGTGAGTGGACGGACTGGACAGGTGAGTGGACGGACTGGACAGGCGAGTGGACGGACTGTACAGGCGAGTAGACGGACTGGACAGGCGAGTGGACGGACTGTACAGGCGAGTAGACGGACTGTACAGGCGAGTGGACGGACTGTACAGGCGAGTAGACGGACTGTACAGGCGAGTAGACGGACTGTACAGGCGAGTAGACGGACTggacaggtgagtagatggacaggtgagtagatggactgGACAGGCGAGTAGACGGACTGTACAGGTAGATGTACTGAACAGGTGTATAGATGGACAGGTAAGTGGATGGACTggacaggtgagtagatggactgGACAGGTGAGTAGATGTACTGAACAGGTGAGTAGACGGACTGGACAGGTGTAT encodes the following:
- the rergla gene encoding ras-related and estrogen-regulated growth inhibitor-like protein; the encoded protein is MNDIKLAVLGGEGVGKSALIVRFLTRRFIGEYSSSSECIYRKRLSIDGRQLNLELYDPCSQACEGKGTLTDRGHYIQGLVMSVLTVSHIFLFPANPVFLSLSLSLSLSPSIRDADTLVFLVGNKQDLCHVREVRREEGQRLAAESQTQFYELSAAEHYQEVVLMFSKMVHNASLGGKAKERRRRPSGSKSMAKLINNVFGKRRKSV